In Miscanthus floridulus cultivar M001 chromosome 5, ASM1932011v1, whole genome shotgun sequence, one genomic interval encodes:
- the LOC136453460 gene encoding gamma-interferon-responsive lysosomal thiol protein-like isoform X2, with translation MASQPQPPLRRRLPLVPLLVLLCLSPACAAGRVPVSVYYETLCPFCSAFVVNDLSRIFRTGISSIADLRLVPFGNGRVAADGTITCQHGEDECQLNAVEACVIRLWPDAEQHFPFIQCVEHLALTRKWDAWQSCFQETGLAYQPAIDCYNSGYGRQLVLQYAAATNALQPPHQFVPWVVVNGKPLGDCL, from the exons ATGGCTTCCCAACCGCAACCGCCTCTTCGTCGTCGTCTTCCCCTCGTCCCGCTCCTCGTTCTGCTCTGCCTATCCCCGGCATGCGCCGCCGGGAGAGTCCCGGTTTCGGTCTACTACGAAACGCTGTGCCCGTTCTGCTCCGCGTTTGTCGTGAACGACCTCTCCAGGATCTTCCGCACCGGGATCTCCTCCATTGCTGACCTGCGGCTCGTCCCTTTCGGCAATGGGCGTGTCGCGGCCGACGGAACTATCACTTGCCAG CATGGAGAGGACGAGTGCCAACTCAACGCTGTAGAAGCTTGTGTGATTAGACTATGGCCTGATGCG GAGCAGCATTTCCCTTTCATTCAATGCGTTGAGCATTTAGCACTGACTCGGAAATGGGACGCCTGGCAGTCTTGCTTTCAGGAAACTGGCCTCGCCTATCAACCTGCTATTGACTGCTACAACTCAGGATATGGCAGGCAG CTCGTACTCCAGTATGCTGCCGCGACAAATGCTCTGCAGCCTCCTCATCAGTTTGTACCTTGGGTGGTCGTCAACGGCAAACCTCTCGGTGAT TGCTTATGA
- the LOC136453460 gene encoding gamma-interferon-responsive lysosomal thiol protein-like isoform X1, which produces MASQPQPPLRRRLPLVPLLVLLCLSPACAAGRVPVSVYYETLCPFCSAFVVNDLSRIFRTGISSIADLRLVPFGNGRVAADGTITCQHGEDECQLNAVEACVIRLWPDAEQHFPFIQCVEHLALTRKWDAWQSCFQETGLAYQPAIDCYNSGYGRQLVLQYAAATNALQPPHQFVPWVVVNGKPLGDDYMNFEAYICSAYDGKLPEACKGKHLAIAQETKASRGDKVCPASKTIS; this is translated from the exons ATGGCTTCCCAACCGCAACCGCCTCTTCGTCGTCGTCTTCCCCTCGTCCCGCTCCTCGTTCTGCTCTGCCTATCCCCGGCATGCGCCGCCGGGAGAGTCCCGGTTTCGGTCTACTACGAAACGCTGTGCCCGTTCTGCTCCGCGTTTGTCGTGAACGACCTCTCCAGGATCTTCCGCACCGGGATCTCCTCCATTGCTGACCTGCGGCTCGTCCCTTTCGGCAATGGGCGTGTCGCGGCCGACGGAACTATCACTTGCCAG CATGGAGAGGACGAGTGCCAACTCAACGCTGTAGAAGCTTGTGTGATTAGACTATGGCCTGATGCG GAGCAGCATTTCCCTTTCATTCAATGCGTTGAGCATTTAGCACTGACTCGGAAATGGGACGCCTGGCAGTCTTGCTTTCAGGAAACTGGCCTCGCCTATCAACCTGCTATTGACTGCTACAACTCAGGATATGGCAGGCAG CTCGTACTCCAGTATGCTGCCGCGACAAATGCTCTGCAGCCTCCTCATCAGTTTGTACCTTGGGTGGTCGTCAACGGCAAACCTCTCGGTGAT GATTACATGAACTTTGAGGCATACATCTGCAGTGCTTATGACGGCAAGCttccagaggcatgcaaggggaaGCACCTAGCAATTGCTCAAGAGACGAAAGCCAGCAGAGGAGACAAGGTGTGCCCAGCTAGCAAAACTATCAGCTAA
- the LOC136453460 gene encoding gamma-interferon-responsive lysosomal thiol protein-like isoform X3: MASQPQPPLRRRLPLVPLLVLLCLSPACAAGRVPVSVYYETLCPFCSAFVVNDLSRIFRTGISSIADLRLVPFGNGRVAADGTITCQHGEDECQLNAVEACVIRLWPDALVLQYAAATNALQPPHQFVPWVVVNGKPLGDDYMNFEAYICSAYDGKLPEACKGKHLAIAQETKASRGDKVCPASKTIS; encoded by the exons ATGGCTTCCCAACCGCAACCGCCTCTTCGTCGTCGTCTTCCCCTCGTCCCGCTCCTCGTTCTGCTCTGCCTATCCCCGGCATGCGCCGCCGGGAGAGTCCCGGTTTCGGTCTACTACGAAACGCTGTGCCCGTTCTGCTCCGCGTTTGTCGTGAACGACCTCTCCAGGATCTTCCGCACCGGGATCTCCTCCATTGCTGACCTGCGGCTCGTCCCTTTCGGCAATGGGCGTGTCGCGGCCGACGGAACTATCACTTGCCAG CATGGAGAGGACGAGTGCCAACTCAACGCTGTAGAAGCTTGTGTGATTAGACTATGGCCTGATGCG CTCGTACTCCAGTATGCTGCCGCGACAAATGCTCTGCAGCCTCCTCATCAGTTTGTACCTTGGGTGGTCGTCAACGGCAAACCTCTCGGTGAT GATTACATGAACTTTGAGGCATACATCTGCAGTGCTTATGACGGCAAGCttccagaggcatgcaaggggaaGCACCTAGCAATTGCTCAAGAGACGAAAGCCAGCAGAGGAGACAAGGTGTGCCCAGCTAGCAAAACTATCAGCTAA
- the LOC136453458 gene encoding phenylacetaldehyde reductase-like has translation MEAAGDSAGARGGLLCVTGGSGFIGSWLVRLLLDRGYTVHATVKDLQDEGETKHLQALDGADARLRLFQMDLLDTASSMRPAIEGARGVFHLASPLTLQTQDPEKELLEPALKGTLSVLRAAKDCGVHRVVLMSSKSAMLPNPAWPADKVIVEDDCWADVELLKKRQLWYHVSKTLAEKAAWEFAEKEGLQLVVLNPGTTLGPFFTPSVNTSLNILLQLLRGQELELDAVYTGWIDVRDVAQSAIVLYENPSAQGRHLCLASMERLVDFADKIADMYPEFPVHRIKEDKQGWLMRAKEPSKKLMDLGVRFVPFDVTIRETVDCFRSKGLI, from the exons ATGGAGGCGGCCGGGGACAGCGCTGGTGCCCGTGGAGGCCTCCTCTGCGTGACGGGCGGCAGCGGCTTCATCGGCTCCTGGCTGGTGCGCCTGCTCCTCGACCGCGGCTACACCGTCCACGCCACCGTCAAGGACCTCC AGGACGAGGGCGAGACGAAGCACCTGCAGGCCCTGGACGGCGCGGACGCTCGGCTCCGGCTGTTCCAGATGGACCTCCTCGACACTGCCTCCTCCATGCGGCCGGCGATCGAGGGCGCGCGCGGCGTCTTCCACCTGGCGTCCCCTCTGACGCTGCAGACACAGGATCCGGAG AAGGAGCTGCTGGAGCCTGCGCTGAAGGGCACGCTCAGCGTCCTCCGTGCCGCCAAGGACTGCGGCGTCCACCGTGTTGTTCTCATGTCGTCAAAGTCAGCCATGCTGCCGAATCCTGCCTGGCCTGCGGACAAGGTGATAGTAGAGGATGACTGCTGGGCCGACGTTGAGCTCCTCAAGAAACGTCAG CTTTGGTACCACGTCTCTAAAACATTGGCAGAGAAGGCTGCGTGGGAATTCGCCGAAAAGGAGGGTTTGCAGCTGGTCGTGCTAAATCCAGGGACTACTCTTGGCCCATTTTTTACGCCATCAGTCAATACCAGTCTGAATATTCTGCTGCAGCTCCTGAGAG GCCAGGAGCTTGAGTTGGACGCTGTCTACACAGGGTGGATCGACGTCAGAGATGTGGCGCAATCTGCGATTGTGCTGTATGAGAACCCGTCTGCGCAGGGACGGCACTTGTGCTTGGCGTCCATGGAACGCTTGGTTGACTTCGCCGATAAAATTGCTGATATGTACCCTGAATTCCCAGTTCACAG AATCAAGGAGGACAAACAAGGCTGGTTGATGAGAGCAAAGGAACCCTCCAAGAAGTTGATGGATTTGGGCGTTCGTTTCGTTCCGTTCGACGTGACCATCAGGGAGACTGTCGATTGCTTCAGAAGCAAAGGGCTCATCTAG